A single Cnuibacter physcomitrellae DNA region contains:
- the smpB gene encoding SsrA-binding protein SmpB codes for MPREKGQKVVATNRRARHDYSIEDTYEAGLVLTGTEVKSLRQGRASLVDGYAFIDGGEAWLDAVHIPEYNQGTWTNHPPRRKRKLLLHKDQIVKISHKTKEGGYTLVPLSLYFNDGRAKVELAVAKGKKEYDKRQALREKQDKREAARAMSTRSRLGE; via the coding sequence ATGCCGCGCGAGAAGGGTCAGAAGGTCGTCGCGACCAACCGTCGTGCGCGCCACGACTACTCCATCGAGGACACCTATGAGGCGGGGCTCGTGCTCACGGGCACCGAGGTGAAGTCGCTCCGTCAGGGTCGTGCGTCCCTGGTCGACGGCTACGCCTTCATCGACGGGGGAGAGGCGTGGCTCGACGCCGTCCACATCCCGGAGTACAACCAGGGCACCTGGACGAACCATCCGCCTCGCCGCAAGCGCAAGCTCCTCCTGCATAAGGATCAGATCGTCAAGATCAGCCACAAGACGAAGGAGGGCGGGTACACGCTCGTCCCGCTGTCCCTCTACTTCAACGACGGCCGCGCCAAGGTCGAGCTCGCCGTCGCGAAGGGCAAGAAGGAGTACGACAAGCGCCAGGCCCTCCGCGAGAAGCAGGACAAGCGCGAGGCCGCCCGCGCGATGTCCACCCGCTCCCGCCTCGGCGAGTAG
- the ftsX gene encoding permease-like cell division protein FtsX — MRFALIFSEVGTGLRRNLSMVVSVVLVTFISLTFVGAAILLQMQIGQMKSYWYDKAQVAVYMCTATSIGTNCGGGEASQEQIDAVQAALQSPTLAPFIEQFYFENRDQAYQNFQDQFKGDQVAEYVTPDLLPQAFWVNLKDPSQSDVLIESLSGTAGVDSVTDQRSYLEQIFSILNAASYTAIGIAALMLVAAVLLIATTIRLSAFSRRRELGIMRLVGASNRFIQTPFIIEGVIAALIGSVLAGAAVWAMVTFFVQGYLGQRMSFTPFVGADATIVVVPILVVIGVLLAALSAKFAISRYLKV, encoded by the coding sequence ATGAGGTTCGCGCTGATCTTCTCGGAGGTCGGGACCGGCCTCCGGCGCAACCTGAGCATGGTCGTCTCGGTCGTGCTCGTGACGTTCATCTCGCTCACCTTCGTGGGTGCCGCCATCCTGCTGCAGATGCAGATCGGCCAGATGAAGAGCTACTGGTACGACAAGGCCCAGGTCGCCGTCTACATGTGCACGGCCACGTCCATCGGGACGAACTGCGGCGGGGGAGAGGCGTCGCAGGAGCAGATCGACGCCGTGCAGGCCGCTCTGCAGTCGCCCACGCTGGCGCCGTTCATCGAGCAGTTCTACTTCGAGAACCGCGACCAGGCGTACCAGAACTTCCAGGACCAGTTCAAGGGCGACCAGGTGGCCGAGTACGTCACCCCCGACCTCCTGCCGCAGGCCTTCTGGGTCAACCTGAAGGACCCCTCGCAGTCGGACGTCCTGATCGAGAGCCTCTCCGGCACGGCGGGCGTCGACAGCGTCACCGACCAGCGCAGCTACCTCGAGCAGATCTTCTCGATCCTCAACGCCGCCAGCTACACCGCCATCGGCATCGCGGCCCTCATGCTGGTCGCCGCCGTGCTGCTCATCGCGACGACGATCCGGCTCTCCGCCTTCTCCCGTCGCCGGGAGCTCGGCATCATGCGCCTGGTGGGAGCGTCGAACCGCTTCATCCAGACCCCGTTCATCATCGAGGGCGTCATCGCCGCGCTGATCGGATCCGTCCTGGCGGGTGCGGCGGTGTGGGCGATGGTGACGTTCTTCGTGCAGGGCTACCTCGGGCAGCGGATGAGCTTCACACCGTTCGTCGGCGCCGACGCGACCATCGTCGTGGTGCCGATCCTCGTGGTGATCGGTGTGCTGCTGGCTGCGCTGTCGGCGAAGTTCGCGATCTCGCGCTACCTCAAGGTCTAG
- the ftsE gene encoding cell division ATP-binding protein FtsE gives MIRFDRVTKTYRGSTRPALDSVSMEILRGEFVFLVGASGSGKSSFLRLILKEDKPTRGDIHVLGQDLGAISSRKVPYFRRNLGVVFQDFRLLPNKSVYDNVAFTLQVIGKSRGFIQEAVPDVLQMVGLAEKAGRLPHELSGGEQQRVAIARAVVNKPAILLADEPTGNLDPSTSAGIMTVLERINAGGTTVVMATHDSAIVDHMQRRVVELVSGQVVRDESHGEYGMTAEVALKDSGLTAEIALAEGSIHPVAPRPVSRAASAPATGSVSTGTASTGAVSTLTVPASEGESSVSAPDDVELAFGSVLLPGETEPAIIPAQEAAPVTAPPATGSVLVEDAPELEEERQQLERQRAALEAQQRAVEAQRQALEAQRQRAARQRQEDEAAAAQRSGRIPVQQPLPADPSDPATASLSLAEKLGLRAPGSSPSDDDQNVGPTR, from the coding sequence ATGATTCGGTTCGATCGCGTCACCAAGACCTACAGGGGCTCCACGAGGCCGGCCCTCGACTCGGTGAGCATGGAGATCCTGCGCGGGGAGTTCGTCTTCCTCGTCGGCGCCTCCGGCTCCGGGAAGTCGAGCTTCCTCCGGCTGATCCTCAAGGAGGACAAGCCCACTCGCGGCGACATCCACGTCCTCGGACAGGATCTCGGCGCCATCTCGAGTCGCAAGGTGCCCTACTTCCGGCGCAATCTCGGGGTCGTCTTCCAGGACTTCCGCCTGCTGCCGAACAAGAGCGTCTACGACAACGTCGCCTTCACGCTGCAGGTGATCGGGAAGTCGCGCGGCTTCATCCAGGAGGCCGTCCCGGACGTGCTCCAGATGGTCGGGCTGGCCGAGAAGGCCGGTCGACTCCCGCACGAGCTGTCCGGTGGTGAGCAGCAGCGTGTGGCCATCGCCCGCGCCGTGGTCAACAAGCCCGCCATCCTGCTGGCCGACGAGCCGACCGGAAACCTCGACCCCTCGACGAGCGCGGGCATCATGACGGTGCTCGAGCGGATCAACGCGGGCGGAACGACGGTCGTCATGGCCACCCACGACAGCGCGATCGTCGACCACATGCAGCGACGCGTCGTCGAGCTCGTCTCGGGCCAGGTCGTCCGCGACGAGAGCCACGGCGAGTACGGCATGACCGCGGAGGTGGCGCTGAAGGACAGCGGGCTGACCGCGGAGATCGCCTTGGCCGAGGGGTCGATCCACCCCGTGGCGCCGCGCCCGGTGTCCCGGGCGGCCTCGGCGCCCGCAACGGGGTCCGTGTCGACGGGCACCGCCTCGACGGGCGCCGTGTCGACGCTCACCGTCCCGGCGTCCGAGGGCGAGTCCAGCGTGTCTGCGCCCGACGATGTGGAGCTGGCGTTCGGCTCCGTCCTGCTCCCGGGCGAGACCGAGCCCGCGATCATCCCGGCGCAGGAGGCGGCTCCGGTCACCGCTCCGCCGGCCACCGGCTCCGTCCTCGTGGAGGACGCTCCCGAGCTCGAGGAGGAGCGTCAGCAGCTCGAGCGCCAGCGCGCCGCTCTGGAGGCGCAGCAGCGCGCCGTCGAGGCGCAGCGCCAGGCGCTGGAGGCCCAGCGTCAGCGCGCGGCGCGACAGCGCCAGGAGGACGAGGCAGCCGCCGCTCAGCGCTCGGGACGCATCCCCGTGCAGCAGCCGCTGCCGGCCGACCCGTCCGATCCCGCGACGGCGTCGCTGTCGCTGGCGGAGAAGCTCGGGCTCAGAGCACCCGGCTCGAGCCCGTCCGACGACGACCAGAATGTGGGGCCGACGCGATGA
- a CDS encoding DUF72 domain-containing protein — translation MQSPGRAHVGVSGWTYDRWRGDFYPQGLARAKELSYIAERMDTVELNGTFYSLQRPTSFERWHDAVGRGFVFAVKGSRYVTHMLRLRGVETALANFFASGVLALGPRLGPLLWQLPESLEFEEDRIRDFLRLLPRTTRSALTLARKHDGRVEGRSHLEITSVRPLRHVLEPRHESFDDDRFRALLEEHRAGLVIADSAGRFPMFEGVTTDVVYVRLHGTERLYGGDYSDRVLDGWAERMRGWLAEGRDVYAYFDNDSDGRAPWNALALAERLELGRRDRDNGV, via the coding sequence ATGCAGTCCCCCGGTCGCGCGCACGTCGGGGTGTCCGGGTGGACGTACGACCGGTGGCGAGGCGACTTCTATCCGCAGGGGCTGGCGCGGGCGAAGGAGCTCTCCTACATCGCCGAGCGCATGGACACGGTCGAGCTGAACGGCACGTTCTACTCGTTGCAGCGACCGACGTCGTTCGAACGATGGCACGACGCCGTGGGCAGGGGCTTCGTGTTCGCCGTCAAGGGCAGCCGCTACGTGACGCACATGCTGCGGCTCCGCGGCGTCGAGACCGCTCTCGCGAACTTCTTCGCCTCGGGCGTGCTCGCCCTCGGTCCCCGCCTGGGTCCACTCCTCTGGCAGCTGCCCGAGTCGCTGGAGTTCGAGGAGGACAGGATCCGCGACTTCCTGCGACTGCTCCCCCGCACGACCCGTTCCGCCCTCACCCTCGCCCGGAAGCACGACGGCAGAGTCGAGGGGCGGAGCCACCTCGAGATCACGAGCGTGCGGCCGCTCCGGCACGTCCTGGAGCCGCGGCACGAGAGCTTCGACGACGACCGCTTCCGCGCGCTGCTGGAGGAGCACCGGGCGGGGCTCGTGATCGCCGACTCGGCCGGCCGCTTCCCGATGTTCGAGGGGGTGACGACGGACGTCGTCTACGTGCGGCTGCACGGTACGGAGCGCCTCTACGGCGGCGACTACTCCGATCGCGTGCTCGACGGCTGGGCGGAGCGCATGCGCGGCTGGCTGGCGGAGGGCCGGGACGTCTACGCGTACTTCGACAACGACTCCGACGGCCGCGCGCCCTGGAATGCGCTCGCGCTCGCGGAGCGCCTGGAGCTCGGAAGGCGTGATCGGGACAACGGCGTGTGA
- a CDS encoding S1C family serine protease: MSVTTARRALAAAALGVVVVPLAACSFGGGGAKSGAADFAGVQSATIQIESEGTFVDPEDGQMAEETGRGSGFFISKDGLALTNNHVVAGAGTVKVWVGGDDSKEYDAKLLGSSECLDLAVVQVDGEFPYLDWYQGDITTGQEVYAAGFPLGDPTFTLTKGIVSKAETIGQTSWASIDSIIEHDAKIKPGNSGGPLVTAQGTVVGVDYAGNNELDTNFAIHRDEAQKVLDQLIAGDDVESLGINAQALPPGDDGSPLGVWASSVKAGSPADEAGIQPGDLILRMAGTTLAADGTLEEYCDVISTQGSDGTIDVEVYRPSDDTFYRGQFNGKPLAPVTVPGLGASAGGSSEGMSFRTVTDDSGVLSVEIPSTWSDVNGAPFTADDGRQFLSLDASTDLAGLASSWAYSGVTFQVTSPSDGITAQSVFDLFAGYTAQCTLDTADEYSDGVYSGQYQYYTGCGGSSDYIILAAQPDDGSYTVILTLTIAGEADIPAIEHVFGSFAADFS; the protein is encoded by the coding sequence ATGAGCGTCACCACAGCTCGACGCGCCCTGGCCGCAGCCGCCCTCGGCGTCGTCGTCGTCCCCCTCGCGGCGTGCTCCTTCGGCGGGGGTGGCGCGAAGAGCGGCGCCGCCGACTTCGCGGGCGTGCAGTCGGCCACCATCCAGATCGAGTCGGAGGGCACGTTCGTCGACCCCGAGGACGGCCAGATGGCCGAGGAGACCGGGCGGGGCTCCGGCTTCTTCATCTCCAAGGACGGCCTCGCCCTCACGAACAACCACGTCGTCGCCGGCGCCGGGACGGTGAAGGTCTGGGTCGGTGGAGACGACTCGAAGGAGTACGACGCCAAGCTCCTGGGGTCGTCGGAGTGCCTCGACCTCGCCGTGGTGCAGGTCGACGGCGAGTTCCCGTACCTCGACTGGTACCAGGGCGACATCACGACGGGTCAGGAGGTCTACGCCGCGGGCTTCCCGCTGGGTGATCCGACCTTCACCCTGACCAAGGGGATCGTGTCGAAGGCCGAGACGATCGGGCAGACGAGCTGGGCGTCGATCGACTCGATCATCGAACACGACGCCAAGATCAAGCCCGGCAACTCGGGTGGTCCGCTAGTCACGGCCCAGGGCACCGTCGTCGGCGTCGACTACGCCGGCAACAACGAGCTCGACACCAACTTCGCCATCCACCGCGACGAGGCGCAGAAGGTGCTCGACCAGCTCATCGCCGGCGACGACGTCGAGAGCCTCGGCATCAACGCGCAGGCCCTGCCGCCCGGCGACGACGGCAGCCCGCTGGGTGTGTGGGCGTCCTCGGTCAAGGCCGGTTCACCGGCCGACGAGGCGGGCATCCAGCCGGGCGACCTCATCCTGCGCATGGCCGGGACGACCCTCGCCGCCGACGGCACGCTCGAGGAGTACTGCGACGTGATCTCCACGCAGGGCAGCGACGGCACGATCGACGTCGAGGTCTACCGTCCGAGCGACGACACGTTCTACCGCGGCCAGTTCAACGGCAAGCCGCTCGCGCCGGTGACGGTCCCGGGGCTCGGCGCCTCGGCCGGCGGCTCCTCGGAGGGCATGTCCTTCCGTACCGTGACCGACGACTCCGGGGTGCTGAGCGTCGAGATCCCGTCCACCTGGTCCGACGTCAACGGCGCGCCCTTCACGGCCGACGACGGGCGCCAGTTCCTCTCGCTCGACGCGAGCACCGACCTCGCCGGGCTCGCCTCCTCGTGGGCGTACTCGGGCGTCACGTTCCAGGTCACGTCGCCGTCCGACGGGATCACCGCGCAGTCGGTCTTCGACCTGTTCGCCGGCTACACGGCGCAGTGCACGCTCGACACCGCCGACGAGTACAGCGACGGCGTCTACAGCGGTCAGTACCAGTACTACACGGGATGCGGTGGCTCGAGCGACTACATCATCCTGGCGGCCCAGCCCGACGATGGCAGCTACACGGTCATCCTCACGCTGACCATCGCCGGCGAGGCCGACATCCCCGCCATCGAGCACGTCTTCGGAAGCTTCGCGGCCGACTTCTCCTGA
- the prfB gene encoding peptide chain release factor 2 has translation MLDLDLSDQISQLRATFADIRSVVDVDSLKAEIARLSDEAGAPDLWEDTEKAQKVTSALSHRQSELARIEGIERRLDDLEVLVELAIEADDADSAEEARNELASLEKVLGDLEVQTLLNGEWDPRPAVMTIRAGAGGVDAADFAEMLMRMYLRYAEKHGIATTVMDTSYAEEAGIKSTTIEFDAPYAFGQLGVEAGTHRLVRMSPFGAAGKRQTSFAAVEVIPLMEEAQEVEIPETDIRVDVFRSSGPGGQSVNTTDSAVRLTHLPTGIVVSMQNEKSQIQNRAAAMRVLQSRLLLLQREQEAAQKKELAGNITASWGDQMRSYVLAPYQMVKDLRTEHEVNNPSAVFDGDLDGFIAAGIRWRKRPQDD, from the coding sequence ATGTTGGACCTTGACCTCTCAGACCAGATCTCCCAGCTCCGCGCCACGTTCGCAGACATCCGCAGCGTCGTCGACGTCGACTCGCTGAAGGCGGAGATCGCTCGCCTCTCCGACGAGGCCGGCGCCCCCGACCTCTGGGAGGACACGGAGAAGGCGCAGAAGGTGACGAGCGCCCTCAGCCACAGGCAGTCCGAGCTGGCCCGGATCGAGGGCATCGAACGACGCCTCGACGACCTCGAGGTGCTGGTCGAGCTCGCGATCGAGGCCGACGACGCCGACTCGGCCGAGGAGGCCCGCAACGAGCTCGCCTCGCTCGAGAAGGTGCTGGGCGACCTCGAGGTCCAGACCCTGCTGAACGGCGAGTGGGATCCGCGTCCGGCGGTCATGACGATCCGGGCCGGAGCCGGTGGCGTCGACGCCGCCGACTTCGCCGAGATGCTCATGCGCATGTACCTGCGCTACGCGGAGAAGCACGGCATCGCCACCACGGTCATGGACACGAGCTACGCCGAGGAGGCGGGCATCAAGTCCACGACGATCGAGTTCGATGCGCCGTACGCCTTCGGTCAGCTGGGCGTCGAGGCCGGCACCCACCGCCTGGTGCGCATGAGCCCGTTCGGTGCCGCGGGGAAGCGGCAGACGAGCTTCGCCGCCGTCGAGGTGATCCCGCTGATGGAGGAGGCGCAGGAGGTCGAGATCCCGGAGACCGACATCCGCGTCGACGTCTTCCGCTCCTCCGGGCCGGGTGGTCAGTCGGTCAACACCACAGACTCCGCGGTCCGCCTCACCCACCTCCCCACGGGGATCGTGGTGTCGATGCAGAACGAGAAGAGCCAGATCCAGAACCGGGCCGCCGCGATGCGCGTGCTCCAGTCCCGGCTGCTGCTCCTGCAGCGCGAGCAGGAGGCCGCGCAGAAGAAGGAGCTGGCGGGCAACATCACCGCCAGCTGGGGCGACCAGATGCGCAGCTATGTGCTGGCGCCCTACCAGATGGTCAAGGACCTCCGCACCGAGCACGAGGTCAACAACCCGTCCGCGGTCTTCGACGGCGACCTCGACGGGTTCATCGCGGCGGGCATCCGCTGGCGCAAGCGCCCGCAGGACGACTGA
- a CDS encoding MFS transporter, which translates to MSTTAGDDFRFRSIALPALLPSFLFATGEGAVIPVVPAIASSLGADLAGAGLIASMLVVGQLAGDIPSGWVVSRIGERRAMIGAAALAVVAVLISLLAPNAVVFGVGVFLIGLAAAVFALARQAFMTAFVPLRIRARALSTLGGAFRAGWFIGPFLGAGVIALTGSPHAAFLVQIVAAVAVTILLLVMPDPTARLAKPDAGAREVEAESRGLLPTIWQHRRVLATMGAGASIVGALRASRMAILPLWAVSIGLGDSTTALVIGIGAAADFALFYTSGQIMDRFGRLWSVIPSMVGMGIALVVLSFTHDLSASTIWFTVIAIAMGVANGIGSGIIMTLSADLAPRTDPAPFLGAFRFTADAGSAAAPVLVAGVVAVASLPLATALVGVTGLAGAAMLARWIPRYLPRRPATP; encoded by the coding sequence ATGAGCACGACAGCAGGCGACGACTTCCGGTTCCGCTCCATCGCCCTGCCCGCTCTCCTCCCGTCGTTCCTCTTCGCCACGGGCGAGGGCGCCGTCATCCCGGTCGTCCCGGCGATCGCCTCGTCGCTGGGGGCCGACCTGGCCGGCGCCGGGCTCATCGCCTCCATGCTCGTCGTCGGACAGCTCGCCGGCGACATCCCGAGCGGGTGGGTGGTGTCGCGGATCGGCGAGCGGCGCGCGATGATCGGGGCCGCCGCCCTCGCCGTCGTCGCCGTGCTGATCTCCCTCCTGGCCCCGAACGCCGTCGTGTTCGGCGTCGGCGTCTTCCTGATCGGGCTGGCCGCAGCGGTCTTCGCCCTAGCCCGTCAGGCCTTCATGACCGCGTTCGTCCCGCTGCGCATCCGCGCCAGGGCGCTCTCCACGCTGGGCGGGGCGTTCCGCGCGGGCTGGTTCATCGGCCCCTTCCTCGGCGCCGGCGTGATCGCGCTGACCGGATCCCCGCACGCCGCGTTCCTCGTCCAGATCGTCGCCGCCGTCGCGGTGACGATCCTGCTCCTGGTCATGCCCGACCCCACCGCTCGACTGGCGAAGCCGGATGCCGGGGCACGCGAGGTCGAGGCCGAGTCGCGGGGCCTGCTGCCGACGATCTGGCAGCACCGACGCGTGCTCGCCACGATGGGCGCCGGGGCGTCGATCGTCGGCGCCCTCCGCGCCAGCCGCATGGCGATCCTGCCCCTGTGGGCCGTGAGCATCGGGCTCGGCGACTCGACGACCGCTCTGGTGATCGGCATCGGAGCCGCCGCCGACTTCGCGCTGTTCTACACCAGCGGACAGATCATGGACCGCTTCGGCAGGCTCTGGAGCGTCATCCCGTCGATGGTCGGGATGGGGATCGCCCTCGTCGTGCTGTCGTTCACCCATGACCTCTCGGCCTCGACGATCTGGTTCACGGTGATCGCGATCGCGATGGGCGTCGCGAACGGCATCGGCAGCGGCATCATCATGACGCTCAGCGCCGACCTGGCTCCCCGCACGGATCCGGCGCCCTTCCTCGGCGCCTTCCGGTTCACGGCGGATGCGGGCAGCGCGGCCGCCCCCGTCCTCGTCGCCGGCGTCGTGGCGGTGGCCTCGCTGCCCCTCGCCACCGCCCTGGTGGGCGTCACCGGCTTGGCGGGCGCCGCCATGCTCGCCCGGTGGATCCCCCGCTACCTGCCCCGGCGCCCCGCAACGCCGTAG
- a CDS encoding SDR family NAD(P)-dependent oxidoreductase, whose amino-acid sequence MSDLADLDGRCYVVTGGSGGLGYWASEQLARAGATVVIATRDLGRADAAVRSIRSRVPDAPVDVVRLDLADLSSVADAAEEIAALPRIDAVIANAGVLSTGGRSTTADGFEMMLGTNALGHAALIAHLMSTIATRPGIRLVHLGSISHEFTRLDLDDLQSTDFREFRTYSRSKLAVMTYAFELDRRMRLAGLDAHSLVAHPGYAVDELAPRRDIEPTPKTGTALSRLGLRLIAQGKDAGARPIVAAATHPEAHGGQYWGPDGWRQLRGAPAVVAAKPYARDPEVAGRLWTEIERLTGVPHHLP is encoded by the coding sequence ATGAGCGACCTGGCCGACCTCGACGGGCGCTGCTACGTCGTCACCGGCGGCAGTGGCGGGCTCGGATACTGGGCGAGCGAGCAGCTCGCCCGGGCCGGCGCGACGGTGGTCATCGCCACCCGCGATCTCGGGCGAGCGGATGCGGCGGTGCGGTCCATCCGGTCGCGCGTCCCCGACGCACCGGTCGACGTCGTCCGACTCGATCTGGCCGACCTCTCCTCGGTCGCCGACGCCGCCGAGGAGATCGCCGCTCTCCCGCGGATCGACGCCGTCATCGCGAACGCCGGCGTCCTCTCCACCGGTGGGCGCTCCACGACCGCCGACGGCTTCGAGATGATGCTGGGCACGAACGCGCTCGGACACGCGGCCCTGATCGCCCACCTCATGTCGACGATCGCGACGCGTCCGGGCATCCGGCTCGTGCACCTGGGGAGCATCTCGCACGAGTTCACCCGCCTCGACCTCGACGACCTCCAGAGCACGGACTTCCGGGAGTTCCGCACGTACTCGCGCTCGAAGCTGGCGGTGATGACGTACGCGTTCGAGCTCGATCGGCGGATGCGCCTGGCCGGCCTCGACGCGCACAGCCTGGTCGCGCATCCGGGCTACGCGGTCGACGAGCTCGCGCCGCGCCGCGACATCGAGCCCACCCCGAAGACGGGGACCGCGCTGTCGCGCCTCGGCCTGCGCCTGATCGCGCAGGGCAAGGACGCAGGCGCCCGCCCGATCGTGGCGGCAGCGACGCATCCGGAGGCGCACGGCGGTCAGTACTGGGGCCCCGACGGATGGCGTCAGCTGCGCGGAGCCCCCGCGGTCGTCGCGGCGAAGCCCTACGCCCGCGACCCCGAGGTCGCCGGGCGCCTCTGGACGGAGATCGAGCGCCTCACCGGCGTCCCCCACCACCTCCCCTGA
- a CDS encoding inositol monophosphatase family protein → MADAADAVSADRFRATDLVVTTKPDRTPVTDADQAVERTLRALIESERPGDAILGEEYGTEGTGSRRWILDPIDGTANFLRGVPVWATLIALAVDDIPVVGVVSAPALGKRWWAARGEGAHASDLLTGETDRRLAVSGVRDLADSSISYNSLKGWDEYHRLPSLVALSRHVWRTRAYGEMWSYMMVAEGQLEVAAEFDLQPYDMAALVPIVEEAGGRFTSIDGAPGPWQGSALATNGLLHDAVLARLGADAGLPFAGLD, encoded by the coding sequence ATGGCGGACGCGGCGGACGCCGTGTCCGCCGACCGCTTCCGCGCCACCGACCTCGTGGTCACCACCAAGCCCGACCGCACGCCCGTGACGGATGCCGATCAGGCCGTGGAGAGGACTCTGCGGGCCCTGATCGAGTCCGAGCGTCCCGGCGACGCCATCCTGGGCGAGGAGTACGGCACCGAGGGGACGGGCTCCCGCCGCTGGATCCTCGACCCGATCGACGGCACCGCCAACTTCCTCCGCGGCGTCCCGGTCTGGGCGACGCTCATCGCCCTCGCCGTCGACGACATCCCGGTGGTCGGCGTCGTGAGCGCCCCGGCCCTCGGCAAGCGCTGGTGGGCGGCGCGAGGCGAGGGTGCCCACGCCTCCGACCTCCTGACCGGCGAGACCGACCGCCGCCTCGCCGTCTCCGGGGTGCGGGACCTCGCCGACTCCTCGATCAGCTACAACAGCCTCAAGGGGTGGGACGAGTACCACCGGCTCCCCTCGCTCGTCGCGCTGTCGAGGCACGTCTGGCGGACCAGGGCCTACGGGGAGATGTGGTCCTACATGATGGTGGCGGAGGGTCAGCTCGAGGTCGCGGCCGAGTTCGATCTGCAGCCGTACGACATGGCGGCTCTCGTGCCGATCGTCGAGGAGGCCGGCGGCCGGTTCACCTCGATCGACGGGGCACCCGGCCCCTGGCAGGGCAGCGCCCTCGCCACCAACGGGCTCCTGCACGATGCCGTGCTCGCACGCCTCGGCGCGGACGCCGGGCTGCCCTTCGCCGGACTCGACTGA
- a CDS encoding SIMPL domain-containing protein (The SIMPL domain is named for its presence in mouse protein SIMPL (signalling molecule that associates with mouse pelle-like kinase). Bacterial member BP26, from Brucella, was shown to assemble into a channel-like structure, while YggE from E. coli has been associated with resistance to oxidative stress.), with protein MPDTVITVAGSHRVVHDPERARVRVGIGFEGSKRDSVLAATRAALDSLAGSLATILDEEVGPVVAWHSETIRVWGERHAAPDGTRLPVEFHSAVFLDAEFSHFEALSEWIDVAAARDGIAIDGIEWMLAPATEAALAAEARRGAVADALEKADDYASALGLGELVPLAIADPGLLDGGVPVVPYAPTARAVGGGMELRPAAITVETTVHVRFTAAPDVTDTR; from the coding sequence ATGCCCGACACCGTGATCACCGTCGCCGGCTCGCACCGAGTGGTGCACGACCCCGAACGGGCGAGGGTGAGGGTCGGCATCGGCTTCGAAGGATCCAAGCGCGACAGCGTGCTCGCCGCCACCCGCGCCGCCCTCGACTCGCTCGCCGGCTCGCTCGCGACGATCCTCGACGAGGAGGTCGGTCCCGTGGTGGCGTGGCATTCGGAGACCATCCGCGTCTGGGGCGAGCGCCACGCCGCCCCCGATGGCACCCGGCTTCCGGTGGAGTTCCACAGCGCGGTCTTCCTCGACGCCGAGTTCAGCCACTTCGAGGCGCTCTCCGAGTGGATCGACGTCGCAGCGGCACGCGACGGCATCGCCATCGACGGGATCGAGTGGATGCTCGCGCCCGCCACCGAGGCCGCTCTGGCCGCAGAGGCGCGTCGGGGCGCCGTCGCGGACGCCCTCGAGAAGGCCGACGACTACGCGTCCGCTCTCGGGCTCGGAGAGCTCGTGCCGCTCGCCATCGCCGACCCGGGGCTCCTCGACGGCGGTGTGCCCGTGGTGCCGTACGCGCCGACCGCACGGGCCGTGGGCGGCGGCATGGAGCTCCGCCCCGCCGCGATCACCGTGGAGACGACCGTGCACGTGCGCTTCACCGCGGCACCCGACGTCACCGACACCCGATGA
- a CDS encoding septum formation family protein, whose translation MSVKSMSTRAGWMAIGALVAGLALAGCSSQPATPPATDSTTGEEIEQTQTDVFTLAVGDCMNDVSGTEVSEVPIVDCADEHDYEVYHDFELTGDEYPGDDAVSTQAEQGCQEAFEAFVGVPYDQSMYGSVPFTPTESSWTQADDRLVSCLIGDPSGKTVGSLKGAAK comes from the coding sequence ATGTCCGTGAAGTCGATGTCCACGCGAGCCGGATGGATGGCGATCGGAGCACTGGTGGCAGGTCTCGCCCTCGCCGGATGCTCGTCCCAGCCCGCGACCCCGCCCGCCACCGACTCCACCACCGGCGAGGAGATCGAGCAGACCCAGACCGACGTGTTCACCCTCGCCGTCGGCGACTGCATGAACGACGTGTCGGGCACCGAGGTGAGCGAGGTCCCGATCGTCGACTGCGCCGACGAGCACGACTACGAGGTCTACCACGACTTCGAGCTGACCGGCGACGAGTACCCCGGTGACGACGCCGTGAGCACCCAGGCCGAGCAGGGCTGCCAGGAGGCCTTCGAGGCCTTCGTGGGTGTGCCCTACGACCAGTCGATGTACGGCTCCGTGCCCTTCACCCCGACCGAGTCGTCGTGGACCCAGGCGGACGACCGCCTCGTCTCCTGCCTGATCGGCGACCCGAGTGGCAAGACCGTCGGCTCGCTGAAGGGCGCCGCGAAGTAG